One Castanea sativa cultivar Marrone di Chiusa Pesio chromosome 4, ASM4071231v1 DNA window includes the following coding sequences:
- the LOC142630795 gene encoding uncharacterized protein LOC142630795, which produces MVSDPSRKWAYVRIITGTILGGVLGFYAMHRLEISYKEKMNERLKKYEAELKNRQKMEELEESL; this is translated from the exons atggtgaGTGATCCTTCTCGGAAATGGGCCTACGTTCGGATCATCACCGGCACTATTCTCGGTGGCGTTCTCGGCTTCTACGCCATGCACCGCCTCGAAATTAGCTATAAG GAGAAAATGAACGAGAGATTGAAAAAGTATGAAGCTGAATTGAAGAATAGACAGAAGATGGAGGAGCTTGAAGAATCCCTTTAG